Proteins found in one Populus alba chromosome 14, ASM523922v2, whole genome shotgun sequence genomic segment:
- the LOC118059316 gene encoding IQ domain-containing protein IQM2: MGISLSCPFSEYGDVDTGLESVIVKSISFGDNEAKTPVRSVSFGSQDFEPTILKFLGSGKMVVERSVSFKGRELERMVPIRASPLDKEKDSSTKLASINSKEMDNQSLISDDSLETIRKLAIFDPASPKHQAAVKLQKVYKSFRTRRKLADCAVLVEQSWWKLLDFAELKRSSISFFDVEKHESAISRWSRARTRAAKVGKGLSKNDKAQKLALQHWLEAIDPRHRYGHNLHFYYLKWLHSKSREPFFYWLDIGEGKEVNLEKCPRSKLQKQCIKYLGPMERKAYEVVIEDGKLLYKESREPLHTTKDAKWIFVLSTSMNLYIGKKLKGKFQHSSFLAGGVATAAGILVVDGGVLKAVWPHSGHYRPTEENFQDFLSFLRENNVDLTDVKTSPTDEEGNALHQQRSSKHLRNNSSDEDLSQAVNDLETEEINVQEATPENTDPVEEETSSVVEKQKSRRLSNFSRILSNLEVPEKSELVEKMESENHMVGSRGSNTSSPVEDGYESAEEGLGTEQHSLEPNDNLFDEEQGEDEQTVPDEAIIERINSKKGIASYQLGKQLSCKWTTGAGPRIGCVRDYPSELQYRALEQVNLSPRSFLHSRSTGLMNRKVSTPTTNFSGELRPITGLPVVAGEEVLQRTHPISKAQSLPHGFQ; the protein is encoded by the exons ATGGGAATATCCTTGTCCTGCCCATTTTCTGAGTACGGCGATGTGGATACTGGCTTAGAATCTGTTATTGTAAAATCCATCAGCTTTGGAGACAATGAAGCCAAAACTCCGGTACGATCAGTTAGTTTTGGCAGTCAAGATTTTGAGCCTACAATATTGAAGTTTTTAGGTTCTGGGAAGATGGTAGTAGAAAGATCTGTTAGTTTTAAAGGAAGAGAATTGGAAAGAATGGTGCCTATTAGAGCTTCTCCACTagacaaagaaaaagattcCTCCACAAAGTTGGCTAGCATAAACAGCAAAGAGATGGATAACCAGTCCCTAATCTCAGATGATAGTTTGGAGACGATACGAAAGTTGGCAATTTTTGATCCCGCCAGCCCCAAACACCAGGCTGCTGTAAAATTGCAGAAAGTGTACAAGAGTTTCCGAACCAGGAGAAAGCTCGCAGATTGTGCAGTTCTTGTTGAGCAGAGCTG GTGGAAACTCTTAGATTTTGCTGAACTCAAGCGGAGTTCTATTTCATTCTTTGACGTTGAGAAACACGAGTCTGCCATTTCTCGATGGTCAAGAGCAAGAACAAGAGCTGCAAAGGTTGGAAAAGGCTTATCAAAGAACGATAAAGCACAAAAACTTGCTTTACAACACTGGCTTGAAGCG ATTGACCCACGACATCGATATGGGCACAATCTTCATTTCTATTACCTTAAATGGCTTCATTCCAAAAGCAGAGAACCCTTTTTTTACTG GTTAGATATAGGAGAAGGCAAGGAAGTGAATCTTGAAAAATGCCCTCGATCAAAACTTCAAAAACAGTGCATCAAGTATCTTGGTCCG ATGGAAAGAAAGGCCTATGAAGTTGTTATAGAGGATGGGAAGCTTCTCTATAAGGAGTCAAGGGAGCCTCTCCACACCACAAAAGATGCTAAGTGGATTTTTGTTCTCAGCACCTCTATGAACTTGTATATTGGCAAGAAGCTGAAAGGCAAGTTTCAGCATTCTAGCTTCTTGGCTGGTGGAGTCGCAACTGCTGCTGGTATATTAGTGGTTGACGGTGGAGTTCTTAAG GCAGTTTGGCCTCACAGTGGTCATTATCGGCCTACAGAAGAAAACTTTCAGGACTTCCTTTCATTCCTCAGAGAAAACAATGTTGATCTCACAGATGTGAAG ACAAGTCCTACGGATGAGGAAGGCAATGCTCTTCACCAACAAAGAAGCAGCAAACACCTTAGAAACAACTCATCAGATGAGGATTTGAGTCAAGCAGTGAATGATTTAGAAACTGAGGAAATCAATGTTCAAGAAGCGACTCCTGAAAATACCGATCCTGTTGAGGAAGAGACTTCTTCTGttgtagaaaaacaaaagtcaaggCGACTCAGCAACTTTAGTAGAATATTGTCCAATCTTGAAGTGCCAGAAAAGAGTGAATTGGTTGAGAAAATGGAAAGTGAAAATCATATGGTTGGATCACGTGGCAGTAATACATCTTCTCCGGTGGAAGATGGTTATGAATCGGCAGAAGAAGGATTAGGTACAGAACAGCATTCCTTGGAGCCGAATGACAACTTGTTTGATGAAGAACAAGGGGAAGACGAACAAACTGTTCCCGATGAAGCGATCATTGAAAGGATTAATTCTAAGAAAGGAATCGCGTCATATCAACTGGGGAAGCAGTTGTCTTGCAAATGGACAACGGGAGCTGGACCGCGGATTGGCTGTGTAAGGGACTACCCTTCAGAACTTCAGTACCGGGCTTTGGAGCAAGTGAACTTGTCTCCAAGAAGCTTTCTCCATTCAAGAAGTACTGGTTTAATGAATCGTAAGGTGTCCACACCGACTACTAATTTTAGCGGAGAATTAAGACCGATTACAGGCTTACCAGTGGTGGCGGGGGAGGAAGTTTTGCAAAGAACACATCCCATTTCTAAAGCACAATCATTGCCTCATGGGTTTCAGTAG
- the LOC118059319 gene encoding protochlorophyllide-dependent translocon component 52, chloroplastic isoform X1, which yields MVGVRTPYVCIPSLVSETQFAKPKLISFQFNPMNCSSFSRIHQKTPSKSKLFTTISSSPSSVPTVTPEPELEVDSQGEKFDWYAQWYPIMLVCDLDKRVPHAKRVMGLDIVLWWDRNESTWKVFGDACPHRLAPLSEGRIDQWGRLQCVYHGWCFNGSGDCKFIPQASPDGPPVHTFKKACAAVYPSTVHHDIVWFWPNSDPQYKDIITKKQPPTIPELDDPSFIKLTGCRDIPYGYEILIENLMDPAHVTYAHYGIIRTRPPKVKADREGGCPVELSVKKLGIDGFLGDQDQYGTNKFIAPCVSYAYSSPVVDKGEGIVSSDGTEKPPSRQQKASLVFFCIPVSPGRSRLIWVFPQNFGIWFFKVFPRFLTHLGVNIVVDSDLYLLHLEERKIMDSGLANWQKACFVPTKSDAFVVGFRRWLKKYAGGQVDWRGKYSGALPPTPPREELMDRYWSHVVSCRSCSAAYNRFNALEVALQVASLASIGIAAATKQHVKVMVAVAVLCFAGSKWLAHFIYKNFHYHDHNHALQ from the exons ATGGTAGGTGTAAGAACTCCCTACGTTTGTATCCCGAGTTTAGTGAGCGAAACCCAATTCGCCAAACCCAAGTTGATTAGTTTTCAGTTCAATCCAATGAACTGTTCATCTTTCTCAAGAATTCATCAGAAAACACCATCAAAATCCAAGCTTTTCACAACcatatcatcatcaccatcctCTGTTCCAACAGTAACACCTGAGCCAGAACTTGAAGTTGATTCTCAAGGAGAGAAGTTTGACTGGTATGCACAGTGGTATCCAATTATGCTAGTTTGTGACTTGGACAAGAGGGTCCCGCACGCAAAAAGGGTGATGGGTCTTGATATTGTGCTGTGGTGGGATAGGAATGAGAGTACATGGAAGGTCTTTGGTGATGCTTGTCCTCATAGGCTGGCTCCATTATCTGAGGGAAGAATTGATCAATGGGGAAGGTTGCAGTGTGTCTACCATGGTTGGTGTTTCAATGGTTCTGGTGACTGCAAGTTCATCCCTCAAGCATCGCCAGATGGTCCTCCA GTTCACACATTCAAGAAAGCTTGTGCAGCAGTTTATCCAAGCACGGTGCatcatgacatcgtgtggttttGGCCGAACTCCGATCCTCAGTACAAAGATATCATCACCAAGAAGCAGCCTCCCACCATCCCTGAATTGGATGATCCATCTTTTATCAAGTTAACTGGTTGTAGAGATATTCCTTACGG ATATGAAATCTTGATTGAAAACCTGATGGATCCTGCTCATGTTACCTATGCACATTATGGAATTATCAGAACTCGACCACCGAAAG TTAAGGCGGATAGAGAAGGGGGCTGCCCAGTTGAATTGAGTGTCAAGAAGCTAGGCATAGATGGTTTCCTTGGAGATCAGGATCAGTATGGAACTAATAAATTTATCGCTCCCTGTGTCTCTTATGCGTACAGTAGTCCTGTGGTTGATAAAGGTGAAGGAATTGTATCATCAGATGGAACAGAAAAG CCACCTTCCAGGCAACAGAAAGCTTCCCTAGTCTTTTTTTGCATTCCAGTTAGTCCAGGGAGAAGCAGATTGATTTGGGTATTCCCACAAAACTTTGGAATTtggtttttcaaagtttttccGCGGTTCTTGACTCATTTGGGAGTAAACATAGTTGTGGATTCAGATCTGTATCTCCTTCATTTGGAG GAGCGCAAGATAATGGATTCTGGCCTTGCAAACTGGCAAAAGGCATGCTTTGTGCCAACAAAATCAGATGCCTTTGTGGTTGGTTTCCGAAGATGGTTAAAGAAGTATGCCGGCGGTCAAGTTGATTGGAGAGGAAAGTACAGCGGGGCTCTTCCTCCAACTCCTCCAAGAGAAGAGCTGATGGACAG GTACTGGTCTCATGTTGTAAGCTGTCGCAGTTGCAGTGCTGCATATAATCGTTTCAATGCACTAGAGGTCGCTCTGCAGGTTGCTTCTCTAGCTTCAATTGGGATCGCTGCTGCAACCAAGCAGCATGTCAAGGTAATGGTAGCAGTGGCAGTATTATGCTTTGCAGGTTCAAAATGGTTGGCTCACTTCATCTACAAGAACTTCCACTACCATGACCACAATCATGCTTTGCAATAA
- the LOC118059319 gene encoding protochlorophyllide-dependent translocon component 52, chloroplastic isoform X2: MVGVRTPYVCIPSLVSETQFAKPKLISFQFNPMNCSSFSRIHQKTPSKSKLFTTISSSPSSVPTVTPEPELEVDSQGEKFDWYAQWYPIMLVCDLDKRVPHAKRVMGLDIVLWWDRNESTWKVFGDACPHRLAPLSEGRIDQWGRLQCVYHGWCFNGSGDCKFIPQASPDGPPVHTFKKACAAVYPSTVHHDIVWFWPNSDPQYKDIITKKQPPTIPELDDPSFIKLTGCRDIPYGYEILIENLMDPAHVTYAHYGIIRTRPPKVKADREGGCPVELSVKKLGIDGFLGDQDQYGTNKFIAPCVSYAYSSPVVDKGEGIVSSDGTEKPPSRQQKASLVFFCIPVSPGRSRLIWVFPQNFGIWFFKVFPRFLTHLGVNIVVDSDLYLLHLEERKIMDSGLANWQKACFVPTKSDAFVVGFRRWLKKYAGGQVDWRGKYSGALPPTPPREELMDS; this comes from the exons ATGGTAGGTGTAAGAACTCCCTACGTTTGTATCCCGAGTTTAGTGAGCGAAACCCAATTCGCCAAACCCAAGTTGATTAGTTTTCAGTTCAATCCAATGAACTGTTCATCTTTCTCAAGAATTCATCAGAAAACACCATCAAAATCCAAGCTTTTCACAACcatatcatcatcaccatcctCTGTTCCAACAGTAACACCTGAGCCAGAACTTGAAGTTGATTCTCAAGGAGAGAAGTTTGACTGGTATGCACAGTGGTATCCAATTATGCTAGTTTGTGACTTGGACAAGAGGGTCCCGCACGCAAAAAGGGTGATGGGTCTTGATATTGTGCTGTGGTGGGATAGGAATGAGAGTACATGGAAGGTCTTTGGTGATGCTTGTCCTCATAGGCTGGCTCCATTATCTGAGGGAAGAATTGATCAATGGGGAAGGTTGCAGTGTGTCTACCATGGTTGGTGTTTCAATGGTTCTGGTGACTGCAAGTTCATCCCTCAAGCATCGCCAGATGGTCCTCCA GTTCACACATTCAAGAAAGCTTGTGCAGCAGTTTATCCAAGCACGGTGCatcatgacatcgtgtggttttGGCCGAACTCCGATCCTCAGTACAAAGATATCATCACCAAGAAGCAGCCTCCCACCATCCCTGAATTGGATGATCCATCTTTTATCAAGTTAACTGGTTGTAGAGATATTCCTTACGG ATATGAAATCTTGATTGAAAACCTGATGGATCCTGCTCATGTTACCTATGCACATTATGGAATTATCAGAACTCGACCACCGAAAG TTAAGGCGGATAGAGAAGGGGGCTGCCCAGTTGAATTGAGTGTCAAGAAGCTAGGCATAGATGGTTTCCTTGGAGATCAGGATCAGTATGGAACTAATAAATTTATCGCTCCCTGTGTCTCTTATGCGTACAGTAGTCCTGTGGTTGATAAAGGTGAAGGAATTGTATCATCAGATGGAACAGAAAAG CCACCTTCCAGGCAACAGAAAGCTTCCCTAGTCTTTTTTTGCATTCCAGTTAGTCCAGGGAGAAGCAGATTGATTTGGGTATTCCCACAAAACTTTGGAATTtggtttttcaaagtttttccGCGGTTCTTGACTCATTTGGGAGTAAACATAGTTGTGGATTCAGATCTGTATCTCCTTCATTTGGAG GAGCGCAAGATAATGGATTCTGGCCTTGCAAACTGGCAAAAGGCATGCTTTGTGCCAACAAAATCAGATGCCTTTGTGGTTGGTTTCCGAAGATGGTTAAAGAAGTATGCCGGCGGTCAAGTTGATTGGAGAGGAAAGTACAGCGGGGCTCTTCCTCCAACTCCTCCAAGAGAAGAGCTGATGGACAG CTGA
- the LOC118059320 gene encoding protochlorophyllide-dependent translocon component 52, chloroplastic: protein MEALNASFVPSPHIPATPAKVLRKSQFLHFQFCSKPSSFVQSYDRNKSSSKILTTLSSSVSTETSDPTEPALETDSQQETIDWYAQWYPVMPVCDLDKRVPHAKKVMGLDLVVWWDRNENEWKVFDDTCPHRLAPLSEGRIDQWGRLQCVYHGWCFNGSGDCKFIPQAPPDGPPVHTFKKACVAAYPTTVQNDIVWFWPNSSPEYKDILSSKKPPYIAELDDPSYIKTMGNREFPFGYEILIENLVDPAHVPYAHFKLLPGPPAKNRVKLDREGGAPIDITINKLDKEGFHASRFGGITNFMAPCVYKSAFSLPPKNGNEPQRRGLLLFFCVPVGPGKSRLIYTFPRNFGVWMDRIMPRWVFHLWQNRILDSDLYLLHLEERKIMEVGPTNWQKACFVPTKSDAQVVAFRRWLKTYSGGQVNWGGKFSGVLPPTPPKEQLMDRYRSHVVNCSSCSLAYKSLNALEVALQVISFGSIGAVAATKQNAMSAAARTSLVLMAILCFAASRWLAHFIYKNFHFHDYNHALL, encoded by the exons ATGGAAGCTCTCAATGCTTCCTTTGTCCCTTCACCTCACATTCCAGCAACACCAGCTAAAGTACTCCGCAAATCCCAGTTCTTGCATTTTCAGTTCTGTTCAAAACCCAGTTCATTTGTTCAATCATATGACAGAAACAAGTCAAGCTCCAAGATCCTTACTACCTTGTCCTCATCTGTTTCAACCGAGACCTCAGACCCAACCGAGCCAGCACTTGAAACCGATAGCCAGCAAGAGACGATTGATTGGTATGCACAATGGTATCCAGTAATGCCAGTTTGCGACTTGGACAAGAGAGTGCCACATGCAAAGAAGGTGATGGGACTTGATTTAGTGGTGTGGTGGGACAGGAATGAGAATGAATGGAAGGTCTTTGATGATACTTGTCCTCATAGATTGGCACCATTGTCTGAAGGAAGAATTGATCAGTGGGGGAGGTTGCAGTGTGTGTACCATGGCTGGTGTTTCAATGGCTCTGGTGATTGCAAATTTATTCCTCAGGCACCCCCAGATGGTCCTCCG GTTCACACATTCAAGAAAGCTTGTGTAGCTGCATATCCAACTACTGTGCAGAATGACATTGTTTGGTTTTGGCCAAATTCCAGTCCTGAATACAAAGATATCCTTTCCAGTAAGAAGCCCCCTTACATTGCAGAGTTGGATGACCCATCGTATATCAAAACAATGGGAAATAGAGAATTTCCTTTTGG GTATGAAATCTTGATTGAAAATCTAGTAGACCCAGCTCATGTTCCATATGCACATTTTAAGCTGCTGCCAGGTCCACCAGCTAAGAACAG agTCAAGCTAGATAGAGAAGGGGGCGCGCCGATTGATATAACCATAAACAAGTTAGATAAAGAAGGTTTTCATGCTAGCAGATTTGGTGGAATTACTAATTTTATGGCACCTTGTGTATATAAATCTGCTTTCAGTCTGCCGCCGAAGAATGGTAATGAGCCACAGAGAAGagggcttcttctttttttctgtgtTCCAGTTGGTCCTGGTAAAAGCAGATTAATATATACATTCCCAAGAAATTTTGGAGTGTGGATGGACCGAATTATGCCAAGATGGGTGTTTCATTTGTGGCAAAATCGGATTCTAGATTCCGATTTGTATCTTCTCCACTTAGAG GAGCGTAAGATAATGGAAGTTGGCCCTACCAACTGGCAAAAGGCCTGTTTTGTGCCAACAAAATCAGATGCTCAAGTTGTTGCTTTCAGAAGGTGGTTAAAGACGTACTCAGGTGGTCAGGTTAACTGGGGAGGCAAGTTCAGCGGAGTACTCCCTCCAACTCCTCCAAAAGAACAACTAATGGACAG GTACAGGTCACATGTAGTGAATTGCAGCAGCTGCAGCCTCGCATACAAGAGTCTTAATGCACTTGAGGTTGCGTTGCAAGTGATCTCCTTTGGTTCAATCGGTGCTGTTGCAGCAACCAAGCAGAATGCAATGTCAGCAGCCGCAAGAACTTCACTTGTATTAATGGCAATCCTGTGTTTTGCAGCTTCAAGATGGTTGGCTCACTTCATTTACaagaattttcattttcatgacTACAATCATGcccttctttaa